A portion of the Pseudorasbora parva isolate DD20220531a chromosome 1, ASM2467924v1, whole genome shotgun sequence genome contains these proteins:
- the dbx1a gene encoding homeobox protein DBX1-A gives MMIPSVIAPSAIYSAFMRPAAPLHSHFAAHPSFLVEDLLRINRPSGYLHQDAHSPCASPPTSTSLSIQDNSRLLDRVSPSLTEKHGSCSPKTPVSSKDPTYLKFGVSAILAPSPKKATSPPSVHGMHPKGFPVPYFDGSFCPFVRSSYFPAPSSVVPIPGTFSWPLAARGKPRRGMLRRAVFSDVQRKALEKMFQKQKYISKPDRKKLASKLGLKDSQVKIWFQNRRMKWRNSKERELLSSGGCREQTLPTKTNPHPDLSDVGKKSSDDEEDEDDACRDSPRASHFCLSPRRELSNSTDSCISFKHSDFSESDDEITVS, from the exons ATGATGATCCCCAGTGTTATTGCACCTTCTGCAATATATTCAGCATTTATGCGTCCTGCAGCACCGTTGCATTCCCATTTCGCAGCTCACCCGAGCTTTCTAGTGGAGGACCTGCTGCGCATCAACAGACCCAGCGGTTACCTGCACCAAGACGCGCACTCGCCATGCGCCTCTCCTCCTACATCGACATCTCTTTCCATCCAGGATAACTCCAGGCTTTTGGACCGAGTCAGCCCCAGTCTCACGGAGAAACATGGATCTTGCTCTCCAAAAACGCCAGTCTCTAGCAAGGATCCAACCTACCTCAAGTTTGGGGTGAGTGCCATCTTGGCACCGTCACCAAAGAAAG CCACATCTCCCCCCTCCGTTCACGGCATGCATCCCAAAGGATTCCCAGTGCCTTATTTCGATGGTTCATTCTGCCCTTTCGTCCGTTCCTCATACTTCCCTG CTCCTTCATCGGTTGTACCCATCCCTGGAACTTTTTCCTGGCCGCTTGCTGCGAGAGGGAAGCCCAGAAGAGGGATGCTCCGCCGGGCTGTGTTTTCTGATGTGCAGCGCAAAGCTCTGGAGAAAATGTTCCAAAAGCAGAAATACATCAGCAAGCCAGACAGGAAAAAACTCGCATCGAAACTCGGACTTAAAGATTCACAG GTCAAAATTTGGTTCCAGAACCGGCGAATGAAATGGAGAAACTCCAAGGAGAGGGAGCTTCTGTCTTCCGGAGGTTGCCGAGAACAGACCCTGCCGACCAAAACAAATCCGCACCCAGATCTCAGCGACGTCGGTAAAAAGTCCTCTGAtgatgaggaagatgaagacGACGCTTGCAGAGACAGTCCTCGCGCATCACATTTCTGCCTTTCACCGAGGCGTGAACTTTCAAACAGCACTGATTCCTGCATTTCATTCAAACACTCGGACTTCTCTGAATCAGATGATGAAATAACAGTGTCATAA